A single genomic interval of Apis cerana isolate GH-2021 linkage group LG2, AcerK_1.0, whole genome shotgun sequence harbors:
- the LOC107996718 gene encoding uncharacterized protein LOC107996718: MSSALENFVTTTHQDFNWPYPIPLVVKPAQPPMNTGIRLYMPRIDPEDCACDEHGQKIDKIRYKYLADKERLFLDQLQKVNREMVNLTSAMLDDNCNSMDETMKSVYKTDYAKRGLPIKEYRQLKAAVDSAYCSPFPEEATEIKEGYRDPTRFRYTAIERPHIQPAKTITFCQVPELFSVWETPFTGRSEYMDTFSKMGLSNMKNQQQYLEPQPSSRRRLGDCKL, from the exons ATGAGCAGCGCATTGGAAAATTTCGTCACCACCACCCATCAGGATTTTAATTGGCCGTATCCGATACCCCTTGTTGTAAAACCGGCCCAACCGCCGATGAACACGGGAATTCGATTATATATGCCTAGAATCGATCCTGAAGACTGTGCTTGCGACGAACATGGCCAGAAAATCGACAAAATCAG ATACAAATACCTAGCCGATAAGGAACGACTCTTTTTGGATCAACTGCAAAAAGTGAATCGTGAAATGGTTAATCTCACGTCAGCTATGCTAGATGATAACTGCAATTCGATGGATGAGACGATGAAGAGTGTTTATAAAACGGATTACGCGAAAAGAG GATTGCCCATCAAAGAGTACAGACAGCTGAAAGCTGCGGTCGATTCGGCTTACTGTTCACCGTTTCCGGAGGAAGCCACCGAGATAAAAGAGGGTTACAGAGATCCAACGAGATTTCGATATACGGCCATCGAAAGACCACATATCCAGCCAGCAAAAACGATCACTTTTTGCCAAG TTCCAGAATTGTTCTCTGTATGGGAAACACCTTTCACCGGTCGTTCGGAATATATGGATACGTTTAGTAAAATGGGTTTAAGCAACATGAAAAATCAACAACAATACCTAGAACCGCAACCTTCGTCGAGAAGAAGATTAGGAGAttgcaaattataa
- the LOC107996710 gene encoding uncharacterized protein LOC107996710: protein MDQYLTTYKKDYPWPATRIKRKPTELDEYGACKCRDLPREIKPLTHCGDDYDWSRTGPMGRLLDPKLYPAKTGPHPETDVTRFDQPAVFMRKLEEKYPNLYGILQTTPIDEVIRRVDQDRLKTTYQLDYSERAARMMEEAEMGPCKIPKEEEKDIDCRPYARRPKIKVKHDDAIEKAKKKPKKAIEDEQETRLAPWRSEYQETINRLGQMIMKHKIHGKSSVGPTWAMAVS from the exons atggaccAATATCTTACGACGTACAAAAAAGATTATCCGTGGCCCGCGACGAGGATCAAACGGAAACCAACCGAATTGGATGAATACGGTGCATGCAAATGCCGCGATCTTCCCCGAGAGATAAAACCCCTCACTCATTGCGGCGATGATTACGATTGGAGCCGCACGGGTCCCATGGGACGGCTTCTCGATCCGAAGCTGTACCCTGCAAAGACTGGGCCGCATCCGGAAACCGATGTCACGAGATTCGACCAGCCGGCCGTGTTCATGAGaaag TTAGAGGAAAAATATCCTAATCTGTACGGAATTCTGCAGACAACGCCCATAGATGAAGTAATCAGACGAGTCGATCAAGATCGGTTAAAGACGACTTATCAGTTAGATTATTCTGAGAgag CGGCTAGAATGATGGAAGAAGCGGAAATGGGGCCGTGCAAGATACccaaggaggaagaaaaggacATAGACTGTCGGCCGTACGCTCGGCGACCCAAGATCAAGGTGAAACACGATGATGCGATAGAAAAAGCGAAGAAGAAGCCGAAGAAAGCGATCGAGGACGAACAGGAAACGCGATTAGCTCCCTGGCGGTCGGAATACCAAGAAACGATCAACAGATTAGGCCAAATGATTATGAAACACAAAATTCACGGCAAGAGTTCGGTTGGGCCGACATGGGCGATGGCCGTCtcgtaa